The Elusimicrobiota bacterium region GTGAGCTGCGTGGTGCCACAACAGATGATCCACCCAGTCGCGCGTCTGACCCTGTGAGTTCATGTTACTTCGACGCAGGAAAGACGTTCGAGCGTTGAGGTGCCGCAAGGTAAACGCACCTTGGCCGATCCTTTCATGAACCCAGCGGTGACCCGGATTGAAGCGGCGCGTATGCGCACACATCGCCACCAAGCCCGTCCGCTGCTGGCATGACACGACCGCTCGTGCGTCGGCCAGCGTATCGGCCAACGGGATTTCCACGAGCACATGCTTGCCGGCTTCAAGGCACTCAAGCGCCTGCGCGGCATGCATCGGCGTCGGAGTGCATAGGATCACCGCGTCGATATCATGGCGTCCGAGCGCGTCACTCATCTGGTCGTGCTTGCGCAAAATGCCATAACGGTTGGCAAGTGCCTGCGCCTGCATCTGGTCCTTGCCGACAATTGAAAGGACTTGCACATCCTCAATCGATGCAAGAGCCTTCAGATGTTGCTCGGCGATTGCGCCGGTACCTACAAGGCTGATTCTCATTGCCACCGTCATGCATTCTCCAGCACCAGAAGCCCATAGGCCGTGTTTGATGCTGGGACGTGGTAGAAGCGGTGGATCCTCCGCACCTCTCGATCCAGCGCGCCTCGCATGACCAACCACATGATGATTTCCAAACCTTCGGAGCCGGCTTCGCGCAGCAATTCCGAGTGCCCGACCTCTGCCAGCGCCTCGGGTGACGACTCCATCTTTTCCAGCCATTCGCGATCGTAATCAGCGTTGATCAATCCAGCCCGCTCTCCCTGCAACTGGTGCGACATTCCTCCCGTCCCGAACACGGCGATCTTCAGATCCTTTTCCCCATAAGAATCGATCGCGCGGCGAAGTGCCTTGCCGAGTTCCAGACACCGCCTGGCGGTAGGCTGCGGGTACTGGATCACGTTGACGCACAGCGGAATGATGCGACACGGCCAGGCGTCGGGCTGGCCGAACATCAGAGAGAGCGGGACGGTCAATCCATGATCCACGGTCATATCGCTGACGATCGCGATATCGAAGGCCTCTTTCAAGACCAGAGACTCGACAAGATGCCAGGCAAACGCGGGATCACCTTCGCATACGGGTACGGGTCGGGGGCCGTAGCCCTCGTCATGGGGAAGAAACTGGTCGGCAACGCCGATGGCGAAGGTTGGCGTCATGTCAACGCCAAACCGCGACGCGTGATCGTTGTAAACCACGATTGCGATATCGGGCCTTACATTCTCAATCCATTTCTGCGCTGGCGCCACGCCGTCAAAAAGCGGTTTCCAGTAAGGGTCGGCCGTCTTGTCATGATCGATGGCTGCGCCGATTGACGGTACATGAGATGTGCCTACGCCGCCGATCAACTTAGCCATGCTTCCGCTCCCGCTTGCTGCGATTACCGGTCACCGTACGGCCACCGGACATCATCATGGCTCGAAATTCCTCCACGCTCATTGGCTCTTCTGACATCGCTGCGCCCACGTGCTGCATCGTCAATCCATCAAAGATGGCAAGCTTGAAGGTGTAGTAAATATTGCCGCCAAACCGCAACATGGCGAGCCAGTCGCGCTCGACGACCGCCAACCTTTGCGGGTCGCTGAGCTGAAAGGAGGCAAGGTAACCCTGCGGATCGATGCGAAAAGCGTCACGGTTCCCCGCCCTGTCCAGCGACTTGCAAAACATGTTCAACCTGAAACCCTCGCGGCAGCGTATCCCGTCGAAAACATAAGTGCCCGGGATGTCATCGTAATCACGCTCTTCGCTTCGACGCATTGGTCATTCCTCCATACTGAGTACTGCACGTATTCATCCGAAGCGTGAGGTGCGCTTCGAATACAGACAGGGGCCAAGTCCCCTGCATTGGGGCGCGTGGTTTCGCGCGACAACGGGCATCCGGAGACCACGTCGGCGCCAGCCAACATTCGTGGCGCGGAGACGAAATATTGGCGGTTTCTTGGCCACTGGTACGCAGGGCCCAAACGCCCTGTAACGGTCATGCTCCATCCGCTCCGCCGAACGATGCCCAAGGTCCATCCGGTCGCGTCGAGGCGAGCTTGAACCTGCGCCACATACCTTCAAAAACGTCGAACCGTCTTCAGGGCACCGACGGCCCGCAAATCATTGTCGAACAGTGCCAACCGACTCGGTCAATCGATCGCCGCCCCAGCCGGCACGGGCAATCGCACGGTTCCGCCGTTGGTCGCCTGCCACTGGTCTGCGATTGTTGACGATCATCAGATAGTATTCAATAGCAATTCTGCTATACT contains the following coding sequences:
- a CDS encoding Gfo/Idh/MocA family oxidoreductase, with amino-acid sequence MTVAMRISLVGTGAIAEQHLKALASIEDVQVLSIVGKDQMQAQALANRYGILRKHDQMSDALGRHDIDAVILCTPTPMHAAQALECLEAGKHVLVEIPLADTLADARAVVSCQQRTGLVAMCAHTRRFNPGHRWVHERIGQGAFTLRHLNARTSFLRRSNMNSQGQTRDWVDHLLWHHAAHTVDLFQYQTGEQVCSAHVVQGPIHVELGIALDMAVQLQTPSGAICSLSLSFNNRGPHGSNFRYIGDGETYLVRYDDLTDGDGNGIQLPRALPDGIAAQDREFVAAIREQREPLASVASVMPCYLLLDDLEQQLKAAR
- a CDS encoding class III extradiol dioxygenase subunit beta — translated: MAKLIGGVGTSHVPSIGAAIDHDKTADPYWKPLFDGVAPAQKWIENVRPDIAIVVYNDHASRFGVDMTPTFAIGVADQFLPHDEGYGPRPVPVCEGDPAFAWHLVESLVLKEAFDIAIVSDMTVDHGLTVPLSLMFGQPDAWPCRIIPLCVNVIQYPQPTARRCLELGKALRRAIDSYGEKDLKIAVFGTGGMSHQLQGERAGLINADYDREWLEKMESSPEALAEVGHSELLREAGSEGLEIIMWLVMRGALDREVRRIHRFYHVPASNTAYGLLVLENA
- the ligA gene encoding protocatechuate 4,5-dioxygenase subunit alpha, coding for MRRSEERDYDDIPGTYVFDGIRCREGFRLNMFCKSLDRAGNRDAFRIDPQGYLASFQLSDPQRLAVVERDWLAMLRFGGNIYYTFKLAIFDGLTMQHVGAAMSEEPMSVEEFRAMMMSGGRTVTGNRSKRERKHG